A window of Bacteroidota bacterium genomic DNA:
GTGGGATACAAATTGCGGGACCAGTCGGGACCGGGACGATCCTCACTGGCAATGGATCGGCTACGATCTCGAATCCGTACGTGAAGGCAAATTCCATTATCTTTTTGACTGTTGCCTCGAATGCCGCGAGCATTGTTCCGATTCATGTTGCCAGCGTAACCAACGGTTCGTTTGCGGTTGCCTTGATTGGGGTCGGGTCGCTCGCCAATGATCTTTCGTTTAACTATCTCATTATTAATCAATAAGTTACGGCCATGAACTTAAAGCTAATCATAGGTGCATTGTTACTCGTCTCCGGGGCGAGTACTGCCGATGCGCAGGTAATGCTTCAAAAGGCCGTTATTGCGGCTGGCGGAGGAGCCTCGGCAAGCGTGACCACTCGATCGAATATCACGATTGGTCAGGCTGTGACCGGCACGGCATCGAACAGTACAACGCGGGGCCAGTTTGGATTCTGGATGGGTGCGCCTCTCGCATCCTTCGTAACACCGGAGACGCGAGGCTTCGATCTCCAGATTCAGGCATGGCCGAATCCGGCTAGCAGCCAGTGTCAAATCACCGTGACTTCTGCCACCTCACGCGATCTGGACATTCGTCTCTTTGATCTCACGGGTAAGGAAATGAAGGTCGTGTTCACGGGGATGAACAACGGTCAGCCAATCCCGCTAAGCGTGTCGGACCTTCCGAGTGGCTCCTATATACTCGCGGCGCGGGTACCAGGTGAGTTAATCGAGAAGCAGATCTCAGTAGTCCGATAACAGGACTGAGCGGGTTTTCTAAACCCTCGTCGCTTTCCTGGGTTTCAAAATAAGGGGGCAAGCCAGCCGGCTTGCCCTCTTATTGTTAGAAGTGGTATGACCCACTGACAAGCGGAATGACATCGAACGTGGTGTTGAAGACGTACTCCCCCAAGGTCGGCAAGGCATGGTATCCGCCCTTGTATAAGGAGAAGACGACGCCGACATCAATGGTAAAGTCGTTCTCAAAATAGCGAACGGAAAAGACGGTAGGGACAATGCCGAAATCCCCGATGAATGCGAACTCGATAGCGGCCTTGAGGTTCTCGCCCACGCGCATATCCCCGGCCACGACCACAACGGGATTGGAATGTGTAAACGGAATGCCCGCGCTATCGGTGGACTGATAGCCAATACCGCCCAAGACCGTGAGTTCGGATTCCCATGTGCCGTAGGTTGCGGCAAGAAATGGGAATGCAATGCGATTGGCCTTGGTCACATAGGAATACACGCCCTGGGCGCCCGCCGCCAGCGTAAAGAGTGGCGAGGCATACGGGGTGATCTTCATGCCCGCCGTCGCGGTGCTGATGGTCGTCGGCAAGAACGGTGCGAATAGGCCGCCGCCATTGAGACTGAGCCAGTCGGTCACACCGTAGTTGAGTTGAAGTCCGGCGACAAGGTAGTCCATAAGGAAGATGTGCTGGCTTCCGAAGGCCCGTGCGGTCGGCGTGAGGAAGTCCTGCGAGGTGAGCGGGTCTTTAGACGTGATATAGGTGTTGGTCTGGAAGACATCCCGTCGGTCGTTTTGTCCCGACCAATTCTCGACGAACTCGAGATCGGGATACTTGAAGAAGAGATTGCCATAGCCGGTGGCGAGAATGACGTGGGCGGAATCATCGAAGAGATAGCGTCGGCCCTTGAAGAGATTGTGATCTCTGGTCGCGACGGTTGAGGTATCGGGGAGCTTAGGCCGGTTCAGAAATCGTGCGAGGTTATACTTGGATTCGTCGCCAGTGGTTCGGAGCGCCTCGCGTTTGAGGTCGTCCTTTTGCACCCAGTTATAACGATAGTCGATGGCATACGAAATAGCGGCGAGCGGAATCTCCAGGCGTCCGTATCGAGTCTCGGCAATGATGCGGTCTGGGAGTGGCCGCCCGAGCACGACGACATAGAATTGAGCAGAGTCCTGCATGACCAGTTTGACGTAGGAATCGGGGGTGAGTTCGTCAGGCCGGAGCTGGGAGTGTGCGGCCTCTGGGAAGACGGAGATACTGGCCAGGAACGACAGGCTGGCAAGCGAAAGGGTGACGAGGGTTCGAGTAATGACCATTCGGTTGACGACAGTTCGGTTAGCGACAGTTCGCAGCAGCTTCATTCGATAAAGGCTTATTTCTTAATACGATCCGGGTTCTCCAGGAGGAATTGCTTCCAGTTTTTCGCGCGGCCATTGGAGACCGACGTGCCTCTCGCAGCATGGGTGATGGCGACAGCCAACGCATCGTAGGCGTCCGGCAACTTGCGGTCGGTGGGTTCGAGTTTCAGGAGGCTCCGCACCATGAACTCGACTTGCTCTTTCGAGGCATTGCCATTGCCGACGACGGCCCGCTTGATCTCACGCGGGGAATACTCGGCAGTCGGAAGTTCCTTGAGCACCCCGGCGAGGATTGCCACACCTCTGGCGTGCCCAAGCTTCAGTGTGGACTGGACGTTCTTGTGGTAGAACGCGGACTCGATTGCCAGTTCATCCGGCGCGGTGCGTTCGATCACGGCGGCCAAGCGGGTGAAGATCGCTCGCAAGCGAAGCGGCAGCGTCGAGATGCGCTTGGACTCGACCGTCCCATACTCGATCACGATCATGGCGCTGCTGGAGCGTCCGGCGGTTTCAATCACGCCGTAGCCAGTCACGAGAGTGCCGGGGTCGATGCCGAGAATAATCATGCC
This region includes:
- a CDS encoding T9SS type A sorting domain-containing protein yields the protein MNLKLIIGALLLVSGASTADAQVMLQKAVIAAGGGASASVTTRSNITIGQAVTGTASNSTTRGQFGFWMGAPLASFVTPETRGFDLQIQAWPNPASSQCQITVTSATSRDLDIRLFDLTGKEMKVVFTGMNNGQPIPLSVSDLPSGSYILAARVPGELIEKQISVVR
- the ruvC gene encoding crossover junction endodeoxyribonuclease RuvC, yielding MIILGIDPGTLVTGYGVIETAGRSSSAMIVIEYGTVESKRISTLPLRLRAIFTRLAAVIERTAPDELAIESAFYHKNVQSTLKLGHARGVAILAGVLKELPTAEYSPREIKRAVVGNGNASKEQVEFMVRSLLKLEPTDRKLPDAYDALAVAITHAARGTSVSNGRAKNWKQFLLENPDRIKK